From Tachypleus tridentatus isolate NWPU-2018 chromosome 8, ASM421037v1, whole genome shotgun sequence, a single genomic window includes:
- the LOC143258662 gene encoding uncharacterized protein LOC143258662, whose product MLLLGIKTSLMKSLASSFYYDTSIFEQFPPADGGHDGWRGVVCGICQRAFSTKFNLRRHMVVHGQNQRVLQSRRGRAPRPHSMMADVCPVCNRGFSKKGNLERHMLLHRSQRTVHQCPLCPSKHSWPGNLQTHMRVAHGVRPQRKIRRKGQDMFLWWKFRCEHPVIKQYEEK is encoded by the exons GCTTAGCTTCAAGCTTTTACTATGATACGTCTATCTTCGAACAATTTCCACCAGCCGATGGTGGTCATGACGGTTGGAGAGGCGTTGTGTGTGGAATTTGTCAACGGGCCTTTTCTACCAAGTTCAATTTACGACGTCATATGGTGGTACATGGTCAGAACCAACGTGTGTTACAGTCCCGCAGAGGCCGAGCTCCACGACCTCATTCGATGATGGCAGATGTGTGCCCTGTTTGCAACCGGGGTTTCAGCAAAAAAGGTAACCTAGAGAGACACATGCTACTCCATAGATCCCAAAGGACTGTGCATCAGTGTCCCCTGTGTCCTAGTAAACATTCTTGGCCAGGGAACCTCCAGACACATATGAGAGTGGCTCATGGTGTTCGTCCTCAAAGAAAGATTAG aCGTAAAGGGCAAGATATGTTTTTATGGTGGAAGTTTAGATGTGAGCACCCAGTTATAAAACAGTACGAGGAGAAATAA